In a genomic window of Acropora muricata isolate sample 2 chromosome 2, ASM3666990v1, whole genome shotgun sequence:
- the LOC136908785 gene encoding polypeptide N-acetylgalactosaminyltransferase 2-like — MAFRRKRVFIFVFIVLWFLGILYFTSDSGFLRSDPPKYIHEEEGVSRPPFSEESYLKGDALKEGEDKYNRNQFNQAASDALGGDRSIPDTRHSQCRYQEYPKDLPATSVIITFHNEGRSTLLRTINSILNRSPPNFVREIILVDDFSDDAADGELLLGLPKVQVLRNDKREGLIRSRVKGANAASSEILTFLDSHCECNLGWLEPLLYRIVQDRTIVVSPIIDVINMDDFNYLGASADIKGGFDWSLHFKWDNLTPKEKKARKGTPIAPIRTPMIAGGLFVVDKAWFEKLGQYDVMMDIWGGENFEISFRTWQCGGSMEIIPCSRVGHVFRKRHPYSFPDGNANTYMKNTRRTAEVWMDEYKRFYYAARPMARSANYGSVKSRKELRERLKCKTFKWYLENVYPELQIPESQDISFGELKQGKKCLDTLGSQAGGSVGMFDCHGQAGNQEWALTKKNVVRHHDMCLTLKEFSPGKPVVIEGCRDGDNEQFWEHTAQRTLRHKLSGLCLDSKDVKSGYHVTIDTCDNSKYSQIWQFSLNIT; from the exons TATATTCATGAAGAAGAAGGTGTCAGTAGACCCCCCTTTAGCGAAGAGTCATATTTAAAGGGTGATGCATTGAAAGAAGGCGAAGACAAGTACAATAGGAATCAATTTAATCAAGCTGCTAGTGATGCTCTCGGAGGAGACAGGAGTATTCCAGACACAAGGCACTCGCA GTGCCGATACCAGGAATATCCAAAAGATCTCCCAGCGACATCTGTCATTATAACATTTCATAATGAAGGCAGATCAACTCTTCTTAGAACTATTAACAG TATTTTAAATAGAAGTCCTCCAAACTTCGTAAGAGAAATAATATTAGTGGATGATTTTAGTGATGATG cTGCAGATGGAGAGCTTTTGCTTGGCCTTCCAAAAGTTCAAGTTCTAAGAAATGACAAACGAGAAG GTCTTATACGCTCTCGTGTCAAAGGAGCAAATGCTGCATCAAGTGAAATATTGACTTTCCTAGATAGTCACTGTGAATGTAATTTGGGTTGGTTAGAACCCTTACTGTATAGAATAGTTCAA GATAGAACGATAGTAGTTAGTCCAATTATTGATGTTATCAACATGGATGATTTTAATTATCTTGGAGCTTCAGCGGACATTAAAGGAG GATTTGACTGGAGCCTTCATTTTAAGTGGGACAATCTAACACCAAAAGAGAAGAAAGCCCGTAAAGGCACTCCAATTGCACCAATCAG GACTCCGATGATTGCTGGCGGGTTATTCGTTGTTGACAAGGCCTGGTTCGAGAAGCTTGGTCAGTATGACGTTATGATGGACATCTGGGGAGGAGAAAATTTTG AAATATCCTTTCGTACATGGCAATGCGGAGGCAGTATGGAAATCATTCCCTGTTCAAGAGTCGGTCACGTGTTCAGAAAGAGGCATCCCTATTCATTTCCGGATGGAAATGCCAATACTTACATGAA AAACACTCGCCGGACAGCGGAAGTTTGGATGGACGAATACAAGAGGTTCTATTACGCTGCTCGGCCAATGGCCAGATCCGCTAACTATGGAAG cgTAAAGTCAAGGAAAGAGCTTCGTGAACGTTTGAAGTGCAAAACTTTCAAATGGTATCTGGAGAATGTCTATCCTGAACTGCA AATTCCTGAGTCACAGGACATATCATTTGGCGAACTGAAACAAGGGAAAAAGTGCCTGGACACGCTTGGTAGCCAGGCCGGCGGATCGGTTGGCATGTTTGATTGTCACGGGCAGGCAGGAAATCAG GAATGGGCGCTCACGAAGAAAAACGTTGTGCGACACCACGATATGTGTTTGACATTAAAAGAATTTAGTCCAGGGAAACCAGTTGTCATTGAAGGATGTCGGGATGGAGACAACGAACAG TTCTGGGAGCACACTGCCCAACGCACCTTACGTCATAAACTATCGGGGCTCTGTTTGGACAGCAAAGACGTCAAGAGTGGATATCACGTGACCATAGACACCTGCGACAACTCCAAATACTCCCAAATATGGCAATTCTCTCTGAACATAACATGA
- the LOC136908786 gene encoding lactadherin-like gives MNFSSTLLPIFLLSRTTIVTSCTASYSVQGQALQNHKFKEETAERIVDCIALCTAYPGCHSSNLYRIDKRCELNDKTHASHPEDMIHVPYTIYMENIFRPMPCKNNLDCGRQMICSSSLICEECRIQPLGMENGEIPNEAVKASSYFRSRTIPWRARLNNMETIGFAGAWCTLQNAIGEYLQIDLGKKRVVNKIATQGRPWTTDIQWVTSYKLLFSSDEANWNEYQNNGVVKVFTANSDGGTIVSHKLSPRISTRYVRFSVLSWYGHICMRVELYGCANEQ, from the exons ATGAATTTTTCCAGTACGCTGTTACCAATTTTCTTACTGTCGAGGACAACAATCGTGACATCATGTACGGCATCTTATTCCGTGCAAGGACAAGCTCTTCAAAACCACAAATTCAAGGAGGAGACCGCTGAGCGCATTGTCGATTGTATCGCGCTGTGCACTGCCTATCCGGGTTGCCATAGCAGCAACCTTTACCGCATAGACAAACGATGTGAATTAAACGATAAGACGCATGCGTCGCACCCAGAAGACATGATACATGTACCGTATACCATTTACATGGAAAACATTTTCCGACCCATGCCTTGCAAAAACAACCTCGATTGCGGCAGACAGATGATTTGCTCATCATCCCTGATCTGTGAAG AATGCCGCATTCAGCCCCTTGGAATGGAAAATGGAGAGATACCAAACGAAGCAGTGAAAGCGTCTTCGTATTTTAGATCACGAACCATACCATGGCGAGCCCGTCTTAACAATATGGAAACAATAGGATTCGCCGGTGCCTGGTGTACTCTTCAAAATGCTATTGGAGAGTACTTGCAAATTGACCTGGGGAAGAAGAGGGTGGTGAACAAAATAGCCACGCAGGGGAGGCCTTGGACCACTGATATTCAGTGGGTGACATCATATAAACTTCTGTTCAGCTCAGATGAAGCAAACTGGAATGAATATCAGAATAACGGTGTTGTTAAG GTTTTTACGGCAAACTCAGATGGTGGAACAATCGTCTCACACAAGTTGTCGCCCAGAATTTCCACGAGATATGTTCGCTTTTCGGTGTTGTCGTGGTATGGCCACATCTGTATGAGAGTTGAGCTGTATGGCTGTGCAAACGAGCAATGA
- the LOC136909292 gene encoding lactadherin-like: MNFAVTLLTIFLLLRTTIVTSCTASYSVQGQVLQNHIIRDETADRIVDCIALCTAHPGCHSSNFYRMDKRCELNDNTHASHPEDMVHVPYTIYMENIFRPCRNNLNCEECRIQPLGMENREIPNGAVTASSTFLLSEGYEPWQARLNNAKTSSSHGSWSAAQNNIGQYLQIDLGKERVVNKIATQGRPSANQWVTSYKLLFSSNGANWNEYQNNGALKVFTANLDRGTIVSHKLSPRISTRYVRFSVMSWHKYISMRVELHGCANQP; this comes from the exons ATGAATTTTGCTGTTACACTGTTAACAATTTTCTTACTATTAAGGACAACAATAGTGACCTCATGTACGGCATCTTATTCCGTGCAAGGACAAGTTCTTCAAAACCACATAATCAGGGACGAAACCGCTGATCGCATTGTCGATTGTATCGCCCTATGCACTGCCCATCCGGGTTGCCATAGCAGCAACTTTTACCGCATGGACAAACGATGCGAATTAAACGATAACACGCATGCGTCGCACCCAGAAGACATGGTACATGTTCCGTATACCATTTACATGGAAAACATTTTCCGACCTTGTAGAAACAACCTCAACTGTGAAG AATGCCGCATTCAGCCCCTTGGAATGGAAAATAGAGAGATACCAAACGGGGCAGTGACAGCTTCTTCGACTTTTTTACTATCTGAAGGGTACGAACCATGGCAGGCCCGCCTTAACAATGCCAAAACTTCTAGCAGTCACGGTTCCTGGTCAGCAGCCCAAAATAACATTGGACAGTACTTACAAATTGACCTGGGGAAGGAGAGGGTGGTGAACAAAATAGCCACGCAGGGAAGGCCATCAGCTAATCAGTGGGTGACATCATATAAACTTCTGTTTAGTTCAAATGGAGCAAACTGGAATGAATATCAGAATAACGGTGCCTTGAAG GTCTTTACGGCAAACTTGGACCGTGGAACAATCGTCTCACACAAGTTGTCTCCAAGAATTTCCACGAGATATGTTCGCTTTTCGGTGATGTCATGGCACAAATACATCTCCATGAGAGTTGAGCTGCATGGTTGTGCTAACCAGCCATGA